TTCATTGGTAATGAAGACTGCGCTTTGGAATCCTCTGATTCTTTTTCTAAATAAATTTCTATTTCACAATTAAAGCGCTCTTTTAGGAAATCCTGCGCTTCTGTAAGTATATCAAATTCTGGTAATGGAACTATATTTTTATAAGTTATTATTTTTTTCTGATTTCTTTTTAAAAATCCAGCAATATCTTTTTTATGCTCTTTTAATTTATCTATTTCATCTGCTTTTTTCATTAAAGCGCTTATATCTATTTTATCCATCTCTAATGCAGTTTTTATCAATTCCCATTTCCAATTATCTGAAATAAATATTTTTATCATTGTTGGCTTGTCTATTTCAGTTAATTTTTGTATTTCTTGTATATCTTCTATCACTTGTTTTAAATAATCTTCATCATCTATAGAATTAATTTTAATTTCTTTAATTTTAGGTAAAGTAGATTCACAAACTAATGAGTTTTCTTTTAAAACTTCATGCCAAATTTCTTCAGCAAAATGCGGGGTAAATGGAGATATTAATTTAACAATGGTTCTTACAGTTTCTTGTAATAAAGCTTTATTTCTTCCTTTTCTTTTTATATACCAGTCAATATCTGTAAAAATATTATAAAAAGCAATATCTGTTGCTTTTTTTAATTCAAAAGTATCAATATACAAAGAATATTGATTAATATAATAATTAATTCTATTTTGAAGCCAATTATCAATTCTTTTAGGTTTTATTTCTAATGGAGTATTATTCAAATCTTCAAACCAAAAATATATTTTTTCTAATCTTTGTTTATATTTTTCAATTTCAATTTCATCAAATTCAACATCAATATATGGGGCTGAAACATTAGCATAAAATAATCTCATTGGGTCTGCCCCGTATTTTTCTAAAACTTTTGGAACTGGTAAAACCCCGCCTTTAGATTTTGATAACTTATCTCCACCTTTTCCTGTTATCCAATAATTAACATAAATGCCTTTTGGCCATTTTTCTTTAGGTAATATAGCAATATGATTTTTTATAAAAGGAGGAAAATGAACTGTTTTATGTTCTTTACCTCCTAAATTAATATCTAATGGATACCAATATTCAATATTTCTTTTTATTTCAGATATTAATTCTCTTGGCATTCCTCCCATAGATGCTGTATTAATACTTCCTTTATTTAAGAAAACATAATCAAAAAATTCTAATGAAAGCCAATCTGGATTTTTTATTTCTTTTTGATATTTTGAAACTAAGTAAAATATTGGATATAAAGTAGAATCTGAAATTGCTTCAATAGTATATTTATTATCAAATGGGAAAGTAGTTCCCATCCATCTTCCTAATCTTGCACATGGTCTTTCTTTAAACCATTCTAAAGTATTAATTATATTATTTGAATATTCCTGCGGTTGAATATTCATTGATTTAGAATGTTCAACTGCTTGTTCATTTAACCAATCTTTTCCATAATCAATGAACCATTGATTATCTACTTTTTTAATAACAACTCTCCCCCCGCATCTGCATATAACTTCTTCAGATAAATCATAAAAAATATCTGCATCTCCAATAGAAATCATTTCTTCTTTTATTTTATCTTTTGCTTCTTCTACTTTCATTCCTTTGTATTTTCCAGATATTTCTTTCATTGTTCCTGAATAAAATCCTGTTTTATATACTTCTTTTTTAGCTTCTTCTAATTTTGGGTCTTCTTGATTTTTAATTCCTAATTTTTCACATATTTCAACTGCTGGAGATTCTTTAAATCCAGGAGTATTAATTATAGGTATTACTTTAATTTCTTTTATTTTTTCCCAATTTAAATTATATGATTCACATAATTCTTTATTATTTTGTAAATCATATAATCCCATCCAATCATGCGGAGCATCTGAAGGTACTGATGTTACAATACCAGTTCCTACTGATGGATCACAGAATTTAGAAGGTAAAATAATAATTTCTTTATGAATCATTGGTGCTTCAATATATTTTCCAATCATTTCACTTCCTTTTATCATTCCAAGTTCTCTTGTGTCTTCTTTTTGATATTTAATTTTTTCAGCACATTGTTTTGAACATATCCAAGGTTCATTTTCAACTTGTATTATTGAATACTCTTGATTTGGGTCTATCCATAGATTTGTTTGCCCAAAAACAGTTTCAGGTCTTAAAGTAGCAGCTATAATAAACATTTCTTTATCTTGGTTTTTAAATTTAAATTTTAATAATACATATTCATTTTTCTCAGCCTTTCCTCCTTTTGAAATATCTGCTTCTGAAGGATCAACTGCTACTGGTCCGCAATTTACACAGAAAGTTGCATAATAAGGTTTTTGTATTAATAATTCTTTTTCATTTAATTTATGAAACTGCCATGTAATAAATTTTTTATAAATTGGATCTAT
The Candidatus Micrarchaeia archaeon genome window above contains:
- the leuS gene encoding leucine--tRNA ligase, translating into MDFQSIEEKWQKIWEKNKIAFTEPNEKEKFMLIFAYPYPTGFLHTGHMRGYSYADAIIRFKKLQGKNVSFPIGLHVTGNGAIAKAQKITEGDNEYINYLKEAGVSDKNLELMKNPEGYAEFFGNNYLNTFKKFGLILDTRSFVKTIDPIYKKFITWQFHKLNEKELLIQKPYYATFCVNCGPVAVDPSEADISKGGKAEKNEYVLLKFKFKNQDKEMFIIAATLRPETVFGQTNLWIDPNQEYSIIQVENEPWICSKQCAEKIKYQKEDTRELGMIKGSEMIGKYIEAPMIHKEIIILPSKFCDPSVGTGIVTSVPSDAPHDWMGLYDLQNNKELCESYNLNWEKIKEIKVIPIINTPGFKESPAVEICEKLGIKNQEDPKLEEAKKEVYKTGFYSGTMKEISGKYKGMKVEEAKDKIKEEMISIGDADIFYDLSEEVICRCGGRVVIKKVDNQWFIDYGKDWLNEQAVEHSKSMNIQPQEYSNNIINTLEWFKERPCARLGRWMGTTFPFDNKYTIEAISDSTLYPIFYLVSKYQKEIKNPDWLSLEFFDYVFLNKGSINTASMGGMPRELISEIKRNIEYWYPLDINLGGKEHKTVHFPPFIKNHIAILPKEKWPKGIYVNYWITGKGGDKLSKSKGGVLPVPKVLEKYGADPMRLFYANVSAPYIDVEFDEIEIEKYKQRLEKIYFWFEDLNNTPLEIKPKRIDNWLQNRINYYINQYSLYIDTFELKKATDIAFYNIFTDIDWYIKRKGRNKALLQETVRTIVKLISPFTPHFAEEIWHEVLKENSLVCESTLPKIKEIKINSIDDEDYLKQVIEDIQEIQKLTEIDKPTMIKIFISDNWKWELIKTALEMDKIDISALMKKADEIDKLKEHKKDIAGFLKRNQKKIITYKNIVPLPEFDILTEAQDFLKERFNCEIEIYLEKESEDSKAQSSLPMKPAIKLM